Proteins encoded in a region of the Planococcus shixiaomingii genome:
- a CDS encoding phytoene desaturase family protein encodes MANPNKSVLVIGGGLGGLSAAISLAQNGYAVSLYEKNEHVGGKLNRLEQDGFGFDLGPSILTMPHVFDKLFRGSGKRMADYVPIKRLNREWRSFFPDGTVLDLYGDLRIMERENPWLTRKDMKEYYAFLKYAKRIYDTTEAGYFEKGLDSTKEVVAEQGAIASLKGFDVFSTVHGAISKRISNPHLRDMLSYFVKYVGSSPYSAPAVLNMMIYMQHVQGCWYVVGGMHKLAEGLTKLAREAGVQIHTGLGVMHVHTDNNRKITGVELEDGTVKTADYYVSNMEVIPFYKKMVAADKKFVRKLEKKFEPSSSGLVLHLGVKKEYPFLNHHNFFFSENLHEQMEKVFKKHELPDDPTIYVVNTNKTDPTQAPPGHENLKILPHIPYIQDKPFTPADYVKFEATVLEKLERMGLHGLRDNIVTRDVWTPHDIERTYGSDRGAIYGTVSDKKTNKGFKHKKQSELYDNLYFVGGTVNPGGGMPMVTLSGQQVSDKIVKREGALK; translated from the coding sequence ATGGCGAATCCTAACAAATCCGTACTCGTTATTGGAGGAGGTCTCGGAGGTTTATCCGCCGCTATTTCTCTTGCGCAAAACGGGTACGCAGTTTCTTTATATGAGAAGAATGAACATGTAGGGGGAAAGCTGAACCGTCTGGAACAGGACGGCTTTGGCTTTGACCTTGGCCCGTCCATTTTAACGATGCCGCACGTTTTTGATAAGCTGTTCCGCGGCAGCGGGAAGCGCATGGCTGATTATGTACCCATCAAGCGGCTGAATCGGGAGTGGCGTTCTTTCTTTCCGGATGGCACGGTGTTGGATTTGTACGGGGACCTTCGGATTATGGAACGGGAGAATCCGTGGCTTACCCGCAAGGATATGAAAGAGTATTACGCATTTTTGAAGTATGCGAAACGGATTTACGATACGACGGAAGCGGGTTATTTTGAAAAGGGCCTTGATTCGACAAAAGAGGTGGTTGCTGAGCAAGGAGCTATTGCGTCGTTAAAAGGCTTTGATGTGTTTTCGACAGTGCACGGAGCAATTTCAAAACGCATCAGCAATCCTCATCTGCGCGACATGCTTTCGTATTTCGTTAAATACGTCGGTTCTTCTCCGTACAGCGCGCCTGCGGTTCTCAATATGATGATTTACATGCAGCATGTCCAAGGCTGCTGGTACGTAGTAGGCGGGATGCATAAATTAGCGGAAGGCTTGACGAAACTTGCGAGGGAAGCGGGCGTTCAAATCCATACCGGTCTCGGCGTCATGCACGTGCACACGGATAACAACAGGAAAATCACCGGAGTGGAACTTGAAGACGGCACTGTGAAGACAGCCGATTATTACGTATCGAATATGGAAGTCATTCCGTTCTACAAAAAGATGGTGGCTGCGGATAAGAAGTTTGTGCGGAAACTGGAAAAGAAATTTGAACCGTCAAGTTCTGGCTTAGTGCTGCATCTCGGCGTGAAAAAGGAATATCCTTTCTTGAATCACCACAACTTCTTCTTTTCGGAGAATCTGCATGAACAGATGGAGAAAGTGTTCAAGAAACACGAGCTGCCGGACGATCCGACGATCTACGTCGTCAATACGAATAAAACCGATCCAACGCAGGCACCTCCGGGACACGAAAACTTAAAAATCCTGCCGCATATTCCGTATATACAGGATAAGCCGTTTACACCAGCAGATTACGTGAAGTTTGAAGCGACCGTTCTCGAAAAGCTTGAACGCATGGGCTTGCACGGATTGCGGGATAACATTGTGACGCGTGACGTCTGGACGCCTCATGATATTGAGCGTACTTACGGATCGGACCGCGGAGCGATTTACGGAACCGTTTCCGATAAAAAGACCAACAAAGGCTTTAAGCACAAAAAACAGAGCGAACTGTACGACAATCTTTATTTTGTCGGGGGCACGGTAAATCCGGGCGGCGGCATGCCGATGGTGACACTTAGCGGCCAACAAGTGAGCGATAAAATCGTGAAGCGCGAAGGGGCGCTGAAGTGA
- a CDS encoding glycosyl-4,4'-diaponeurosporenoate acyltransferase has product MPLIELSLGWLILADVVAWAIFHLGISYCVFKIPSQWFIFQSRLFRSFHFERNGELWQQIFRIKGWKQRLPDGTMFFKSAYNKQSLHGFDSSSLARFVIESRRAEMTHWLSIIPAPLFLLWNPAEAFWANVAYAVLFNIPFILAQRYNRPRIERLIIQKQNKSRAMLFR; this is encoded by the coding sequence ATGCCGTTAATTGAATTATCTCTTGGATGGCTTATATTGGCGGATGTCGTTGCGTGGGCGATTTTTCATCTCGGCATTTCTTATTGTGTTTTTAAAATCCCTTCTCAATGGTTTATCTTCCAGAGCCGGCTGTTTCGCTCTTTCCACTTTGAGCGGAATGGGGAGTTGTGGCAGCAAATTTTCCGCATAAAAGGGTGGAAACAACGCCTGCCAGACGGAACCATGTTTTTTAAAAGTGCCTATAACAAGCAGTCGCTTCATGGGTTTGATAGCTCGTCTTTGGCTCGATTCGTCATTGAATCCAGAAGAGCCGAAATGACCCACTGGCTGTCGATAATTCCGGCCCCGCTGTTCTTATTGTGGAATCCAGCAGAGGCATTTTGGGCAAACGTAGCGTATGCGGTGTTGTTTAATATCCCGTTTATTTTGGCCCAGCGGTACAACCGTCCGCGCATAGAGCGTTTAATCATTCAAAAACAAAACAAGTCCCGGGCGATGTTATTTCGCTGA
- a CDS encoding DUF1269 domain-containing protein, with protein sequence MENVIISYFKVESEAFQALSELKNSSTFDERFTLSQVALLKNSNGQIIMKDGFDTGKRTQNDTWKGGLIGTLVGVLGGPLGMLLGFGIGSVVGLAKDAGEAKEESSLISAITSRMKEGDVAIVAVAQELSEEPFNLVAEKFDAVTVRYSASDIQEEVEHAQTVERNLQERAKEEMRQERSEQRRETVNEYRSKFKEEFEELKKRFSSTD encoded by the coding sequence ATGGAAAATGTCATCATCAGTTATTTTAAAGTGGAAAGTGAAGCTTTTCAGGCGTTATCTGAGCTGAAAAATTCCAGTACGTTCGATGAACGGTTTACGCTTTCACAAGTAGCTTTATTAAAAAACTCAAACGGTCAAATTATAATGAAGGATGGCTTTGATACAGGCAAACGGACTCAAAATGATACGTGGAAAGGTGGATTGATCGGTACGCTTGTCGGGGTTCTAGGCGGTCCGCTTGGCATGCTGCTCGGATTCGGGATTGGTTCAGTGGTCGGATTGGCCAAAGATGCAGGTGAAGCCAAGGAAGAATCGAGCCTGATTTCAGCCATCACCTCTCGGATGAAAGAAGGCGACGTGGCAATTGTGGCGGTTGCTCAGGAGCTGTCTGAAGAACCCTTTAACCTGGTTGCAGAGAAGTTTGATGCGGTGACCGTGCGTTACAGTGCCAGCGATATCCAGGAAGAAGTGGAACATGCACAGACTGTGGAGAGAAATCTCCAGGAGCGGGCAAAAGAGGAAATGCGTCAGGAACGTTCTGAACAACGCAGAGAAACCGTTAATGAATACCGCAGTAAATTCAAGGAAGAGTTTGAAGAACTTAAAAAGCGGTTTTCTTCCACAGACTAA
- a CDS encoding SDR family NAD(P)-dependent oxidoreductase, with protein MGRLQDKVAVITGGAGGIGKVTAKRFLEEGASVVLVDLFKEALAEAKKELGDNVLTVQADVSKEEDVKNYVKKTMDTYGKIDIFFNNAGIEGKVATITEQKVEDLDKVLAVNVRGVFLGLQNVLPVMISQKSGSIINTSSVAGLSGSPNVSPYIASKHAVVGLTKAAAVENAAYGIRVNSIHPSPVNTRMMRSLEGGLKVDEATLAKSIPLGRYGESEDISNLVLFLASDESTFITGSQYRVDGGMAAL; from the coding sequence ATGGGAAGATTACAAGACAAAGTAGCAGTCATCACTGGTGGTGCAGGCGGAATCGGTAAAGTCACCGCTAAACGCTTTTTAGAAGAAGGCGCATCTGTCGTGTTGGTCGATTTATTCAAAGAGGCATTAGCTGAAGCGAAAAAAGAATTAGGCGATAATGTATTGACTGTGCAAGCGGATGTTTCTAAAGAAGAAGATGTTAAAAACTACGTGAAAAAAACAATGGACACTTACGGGAAAATCGATATTTTCTTCAACAACGCAGGAATCGAAGGGAAAGTCGCGACGATCACTGAACAAAAAGTAGAAGACCTGGATAAAGTTCTTGCGGTTAACGTCCGCGGTGTATTCTTGGGCTTGCAAAATGTGTTGCCGGTCATGATCAGCCAAAAATCAGGAAGCATCATCAATACTTCATCGGTAGCCGGTTTAAGTGGATCTCCAAACGTTTCGCCTTATATTGCGTCCAAACACGCAGTGGTCGGTTTGACGAAAGCCGCGGCGGTTGAAAACGCAGCGTACGGAATCCGGGTCAACTCAATTCACCCATCTCCGGTCAATACGCGCATGATGCGTTCACTCGAAGGCGGATTGAAAGTGGACGAAGCAACACTTGCGAAAAGCATTCCACTCGGCCGTTACGGCGAATCCGAGGATATCTCGAACTTGGTACTGTTCTTGGCTTCAGATGAGAGTACATTCATCACAGGTTCTCAGTACCGCGTTGATGGCGGAATGGCGGCACTTTAA
- a CDS encoding SRPBCC domain-containing protein, with the protein MISNRIDSASQVIMATPKAIYEAFMNPETLVLWLPPKGMSAQIDAFEPYIGGTYKLTLTYETDHENSGKTSENTDVAQGKFLELVPDTKIVLAGNFDSEDPAFSGVMTQTWYLEAVTEGTKVTIICENVPEGIRKEDHDEGLNSTLENLASFVEKIDGE; encoded by the coding sequence ATGATAAGTAACCGAATCGATTCTGCTTCACAAGTGATTATGGCCACTCCGAAAGCCATCTATGAGGCGTTTATGAATCCGGAAACCTTGGTTTTGTGGCTTCCGCCAAAAGGAATGTCGGCTCAAATTGATGCGTTTGAACCCTACATTGGCGGAACTTACAAGTTGACCCTTACCTATGAAACGGATCATGAAAACTCTGGGAAAACCTCTGAAAATACCGATGTAGCTCAAGGAAAGTTTCTCGAGTTGGTTCCCGACACCAAAATTGTGCTAGCCGGGAATTTTGATTCTGAAGATCCGGCATTCTCGGGTGTGATGACTCAGACGTGGTATTTGGAAGCAGTGACAGAAGGAACAAAGGTCACCATCATTTGTGAAAACGTACCTGAAGGAATACGAAAAGAAGATCATGACGAAGGATTAAATTCTACATTGGAAAATCTCGCAAGTTTTGTTGAAAAAATAGACGGTGAATAG
- a CDS encoding AAA domain-containing protein, whose product MVNANKSTYKTSIRLTKTASEKMRGFGISERSFFVGGKPFKVFMERYPSSADGSLSVALIFDKSENSRLAEKELEGSIVLHCIFTNHQMLVTNLTLRKSYQALGTNWQREELIAFDNSRDPAPVALINVINRMTPAKESSDYVKKRIGSWEGYLKIQERGMDIPDIKTGYSKLAFSHDFSRITLAGCQMKDNEWKTLKGLSVRLTGIDGDVGTVIKAANRTVEIELQNYIVKQLREKGHALSKKEVVFSNFAALSQIRRLRQGFTNLEKGLAVNPNLDRLLFEEKPKVAPLQLIEKLACHNRLNEFQQRAVSGAVAAEDLYVIQGPPGTGKTTVIAEICLQNAKKGLKTLVASQSNLAVDNALGRLLANKDIRILRVGRTESIEEEGKKFIEENVGQYWKDNTLKEISAQYEMRKNREAQLERELEATEQSYQQLQPVFESLAQAIENKKMAMEKKRKIQLLLKEENNKLQAFEILKEKAVRQKREIAQKLYTLEELIRTDQTIVESKTIHWFEEEQQRISEEIRQLERARQFKRLEEELASKKRDIAAIEEKRNQVIEVMIRKKVVLDEFESIKKVDGLLQVMNEQKIEEIPSIAYLINKLEVTREKMAEWQKLSKYNESIASAITYIESLLKPAGISVEELKNQALAKPEAFTSSDVDLFLERLRAVLKSAQRNDGAVLAKALTGLYKRQNNLWRRGAKLKSSEVYIEESKRTFQELKKVIGAQLSNQHQQYAALDQKWLEELEKQQQILAPLQQQVNELSGMANLSTDIEETIRQQKAELLELGNDKVSYEQAVKRLDQQQTEHANETNELEKCEAVIAGKDAEIAQLQEGIGTNEKDLVSLRDILSSDPESDYEETAKKMASLSFSKESLKQEQKNLPLMQSIQKKWLDLLKEANDHDLDEIRKLYIKHANVIGTTCVASARKDFVDNYPTFDVVIIDEVSKATPPELLLPMLKGKKIILVGDHHQLPPLLGNDTLEETLEEMIKENSGFEEKRELEKLLEESLFERLYKNLPETNKTMLAIQYRMHEDIMETIAPFYKHENEQLQCGILDSDKERDHLLESKTVARDNHLMWIDLPNEPSYFEERMNGGKSLYNASELQEIGALLVELNDSVAEAKRAGRMEADMQKSVGVISFYGEQVKRLQRMVDQELRLPHLEIKTGTVDRFQGSERDIIILSMVRNNQNKHGDIGFAKDYRRLNVALSRAKELLVLVGSSEMFTERAKQRETKQMYQHVLKVVNQKNGLKALQGSRG is encoded by the coding sequence ATGGTTAACGCAAATAAAAGTACATATAAAACGTCAATAAGACTGACAAAAACAGCTTCGGAAAAAATGAGAGGGTTCGGGATTAGCGAACGCTCGTTTTTTGTTGGGGGAAAACCTTTCAAAGTGTTTATGGAAAGGTATCCTTCAAGTGCGGATGGCTCTCTTTCGGTTGCCCTGATATTCGACAAATCCGAGAATAGCCGGCTGGCCGAAAAAGAACTGGAAGGATCCATCGTCCTTCACTGCATTTTCACGAACCACCAAATGCTGGTGACGAACTTGACGCTCCGGAAATCATACCAAGCACTCGGCACGAACTGGCAGCGGGAAGAGCTTATCGCTTTTGACAACTCCCGTGATCCGGCTCCGGTAGCACTTATCAATGTGATCAACCGGATGACGCCTGCGAAAGAAAGTTCCGATTATGTGAAAAAGCGGATCGGCAGCTGGGAAGGCTATTTGAAAATCCAGGAGCGCGGGATGGATATTCCGGATATTAAGACCGGTTATTCGAAGCTGGCGTTCAGCCACGATTTCAGCCGCATCACGTTGGCAGGTTGCCAAATGAAAGACAACGAGTGGAAAACACTGAAAGGTTTAAGCGTACGGCTTACCGGCATCGACGGCGATGTCGGGACCGTCATCAAAGCGGCGAACCGGACTGTGGAAATAGAGCTTCAAAACTATATCGTCAAACAGCTGCGCGAAAAAGGGCATGCACTCTCTAAAAAAGAAGTCGTCTTCAGCAATTTTGCGGCATTGAGCCAGATCAGAAGGCTGCGCCAAGGTTTCACGAATTTGGAGAAGGGCCTGGCGGTGAACCCGAACCTCGACCGTCTGTTATTCGAAGAAAAGCCGAAAGTCGCGCCGCTTCAACTGATCGAAAAGCTCGCGTGTCATAACCGGCTGAATGAGTTTCAGCAACGAGCGGTTTCGGGTGCTGTGGCAGCGGAAGATTTGTATGTCATCCAAGGTCCGCCTGGTACGGGGAAAACAACGGTTATTGCGGAGATTTGCCTCCAGAACGCGAAAAAAGGATTAAAGACGCTTGTCGCTTCGCAGTCGAATCTGGCGGTCGATAATGCGCTCGGACGCTTATTAGCTAACAAGGATATCCGGATTCTTCGCGTCGGCCGGACTGAGAGCATCGAAGAAGAAGGCAAAAAATTCATTGAAGAAAACGTCGGCCAGTATTGGAAAGACAATACGCTGAAAGAAATATCGGCCCAATACGAAATGCGCAAAAACCGGGAAGCCCAGCTGGAACGGGAGCTGGAGGCGACTGAACAGTCTTATCAGCAACTGCAGCCCGTTTTCGAAAGCTTGGCGCAGGCCATTGAAAACAAGAAAATGGCAATGGAGAAAAAACGCAAAATCCAATTGTTGCTGAAAGAAGAAAACAATAAGCTTCAGGCCTTTGAGATTCTGAAGGAAAAAGCGGTTCGGCAAAAGCGGGAAATCGCACAAAAATTGTATACTCTCGAGGAATTGATCCGCACAGATCAAACCATTGTTGAAAGCAAGACGATTCACTGGTTCGAGGAAGAGCAGCAGCGAATCTCGGAAGAAATACGGCAGCTCGAGCGTGCGCGGCAGTTCAAAAGGCTAGAAGAAGAGTTGGCCAGCAAGAAACGGGACATCGCTGCGATTGAGGAAAAGCGCAATCAAGTGATAGAAGTGATGATTCGGAAGAAAGTCGTCCTTGATGAATTTGAAAGCATCAAAAAAGTCGATGGCTTGCTGCAGGTGATGAATGAGCAAAAGATTGAAGAAATCCCGTCTATCGCTTATTTGATCAACAAATTAGAAGTGACTCGCGAGAAGATGGCGGAGTGGCAAAAGCTTAGTAAATACAATGAAAGCATCGCTTCTGCCATTACCTACATTGAATCATTGCTTAAGCCTGCCGGCATTTCTGTTGAAGAACTGAAAAATCAGGCACTGGCAAAACCGGAAGCTTTCACGTCTTCGGATGTCGATCTCTTTTTGGAAAGGCTGAGGGCCGTATTAAAAAGTGCGCAGCGAAATGATGGGGCCGTTCTGGCAAAAGCGCTCACCGGATTGTACAAGCGGCAAAACAACCTGTGGAGAAGAGGCGCCAAGCTGAAGTCTTCGGAAGTTTACATCGAAGAGTCAAAGCGGACGTTTCAGGAGCTGAAAAAGGTTATAGGGGCACAGCTGTCAAATCAGCACCAGCAATATGCCGCTTTGGATCAAAAGTGGCTGGAGGAATTGGAAAAGCAGCAACAGATCCTAGCTCCGCTGCAGCAGCAAGTTAACGAACTGTCGGGTATGGCCAACCTTTCCACCGATATTGAAGAAACCATCCGCCAACAAAAAGCTGAACTGCTTGAACTCGGAAACGATAAAGTCTCCTATGAACAGGCCGTAAAGCGTTTGGACCAACAGCAAACGGAACATGCGAATGAAACAAATGAGTTGGAGAAATGTGAAGCAGTAATTGCCGGAAAAGATGCAGAAATAGCGCAGTTGCAAGAAGGGATTGGGACGAACGAAAAGGATCTTGTTTCATTAAGAGACATTCTTTCTTCTGACCCGGAATCCGACTACGAAGAAACGGCGAAGAAAATGGCCAGTCTGTCATTTTCAAAAGAATCGCTTAAGCAGGAACAGAAGAATTTGCCTTTGATGCAGTCGATTCAGAAGAAATGGCTGGATTTATTGAAAGAAGCAAATGACCATGACCTGGACGAAATCCGCAAATTGTACATCAAGCACGCCAATGTGATCGGCACGACGTGCGTCGCTTCGGCGCGCAAGGATTTTGTCGACAACTACCCGACGTTCGATGTGGTGATCATCGATGAAGTGTCAAAAGCCACGCCGCCGGAATTGCTGCTACCGATGCTGAAAGGCAAGAAAATCATATTGGTCGGGGATCATCATCAATTGCCACCGCTGCTTGGAAACGACACATTGGAAGAAACGCTCGAGGAAATGATCAAAGAAAATAGCGGGTTTGAAGAAAAGCGGGAGCTTGAGAAGCTGCTGGAAGAGTCGCTGTTTGAGCGGCTGTATAAAAACTTGCCCGAAACAAACAAGACGATGCTGGCGATTCAATACCGTATGCATGAAGATATCATGGAAACGATCGCACCGTTCTACAAGCATGAAAATGAACAATTGCAATGCGGGATTCTTGATTCCGATAAGGAACGCGATCATTTATTGGAATCAAAAACAGTAGCACGCGATAACCATCTTATGTGGATCGATTTGCCGAATGAGCCTTCTTATTTCGAAGAAAGAATGAACGGCGGCAAGAGTTTGTATAATGCGTCGGAACTTCAAGAAATCGGTGCTTTGTTAGTGGAGTTGAACGACTCCGTCGCAGAAGCGAAACGAGCGGGAAGAATGGAAGCGGATATGCAGAAAAGCGTAGGTGTCATCAGTTTCTACGGAGAGCAGGTCAAACGGCTTCAGCGAATGGTCGACCAGGAGCTGCGTTTGCCGCACCTTGAGATTAAAACTGGGACCGTTGACCGGTTCCAGGGAAGCGAAAGAGACATCATCATTTTGAGTATGGTGCGCAACAATCAAA